A genomic region of Streptosporangium lutulentum contains the following coding sequences:
- a CDS encoding DUF6596 domain-containing protein, with the protein MTNVHRTIDAVWKLESAKIIAGLTRMVHDVGLAEELAQEIQASRSAARIGPSGEPVQLHEQNRGRWDQLLIRRDFLAMLRARELGGTPGLYVLQLDGIRRELGSVHSLQRGAPLRDLGPSHSDCPCLRLRWADIASGPRVSVPLTAMNSGDGL; encoded by the coding sequence GTGACGAACGTCCATCGCACCATCGACGCGGTCTGGAAACTCGAGTCGGCAAAGATCATCGCTGGGCTCACGCGGATGGTGCACGACGTCGGCCTCGCCGAGGAGCTGGCTCAGGAGATCCAGGCGTCCCGCTCCGCCGCGAGGATCGGGCCCTCGGGCGAACCCGTCCAGTTGCACGAGCAGAACCGGGGGCGCTGGGATCAGCTCCTCATCCGCCGTGATTTCCTCGCGATGCTGCGCGCGCGGGAGCTCGGCGGCACGCCCGGCTTGTACGTGCTGCAGCTTGACGGCATCAGACGTGAACTCGGATCAGTGCATTCCCTCCAGAGAGGCGCCCCCTTGCGTGACCTTGGCCCATCGCATTCAGATTGCCCATGCCTAAGGCTCCGATGGGCCGATATCGCCTCCGGCCCCCGCGTTTCAGTCCCGCTCACCGCCATGAACAGCGGTGATGGCCTGTGA
- a CDS encoding YciI family protein: protein MRYLMMSKASDTAPDEKLYVEMAKFVEELTAAGALLATGGLEPAGVRITSSGDTITMTDGPFAEAKEAVVGFALIEVRSKEEAIELARRFRRIVGDGESVIQQVFGP, encoded by the coding sequence ATGCGCTACCTGATGATGTCCAAGGCCTCCGACACCGCCCCCGACGAGAAGCTGTACGTCGAGATGGCCAAGTTCGTCGAGGAGCTGACCGCGGCGGGCGCCCTGCTGGCCACCGGTGGCCTTGAGCCGGCGGGCGTCCGCATCACGTCCTCCGGCGACACGATCACGATGACCGACGGGCCGTTCGCCGAGGCCAAGGAGGCCGTGGTCGGCTTCGCGCTGATCGAGGTCCGTTCCAAGGAGGAGGCGATCGAGCTGGCCCGCCGCTTCCGCAGGATCGTTGGCGACGGAGAGAGTGTGATCCAGCAGGTCTTCGGCCCCTGA
- a CDS encoding DUF998 domain-containing protein: MTAVQIPAATATSPSAVTRSLLICAVVSAPLWAVVSLTQAATREGFDLIRHPLSMLSNGSLGWLQITNFLVAGVLTIAGATGLRRAMHGSPGGTWAPRLVRVNGIGMIAAGVFVMDPADGFPVGTPSGMPETLTWHTYGHLASGSIAFIALIAACYVLGRHFSRAGNLGHAIASRVAGTALLLGNGWSMTGGKAGSLTLAVGAITAMLWISVVAVRYRRGL, encoded by the coding sequence ATGACCGCCGTCCAGATCCCCGCCGCCACCGCCACCTCCCCCTCGGCCGTTACCCGCTCCCTGCTCATCTGCGCGGTCGTCTCGGCGCCCCTGTGGGCGGTCGTCTCCCTGACTCAGGCCGCCACCCGTGAAGGCTTCGACCTGATCCGCCATCCACTGAGCATGCTGAGCAACGGCTCCCTCGGCTGGCTGCAGATCACCAACTTCCTGGTCGCCGGCGTCCTGACCATCGCCGGGGCGACCGGCCTGCGCCGGGCCATGCACGGCTCCCCCGGAGGCACGTGGGCGCCCCGGCTGGTCCGCGTCAACGGCATCGGCATGATCGCCGCGGGGGTCTTCGTCATGGACCCGGCCGACGGCTTCCCCGTCGGCACCCCCTCCGGGATGCCCGAGACTCTCACCTGGCACACCTACGGCCACCTGGCCTCCGGCTCGATCGCCTTCATCGCCCTGATCGCCGCCTGCTACGTCCTGGGCCGCCACTTCAGTCGCGCCGGAAACCTCGGCCACGCCATCGCCTCCCGCGTCGCCGGCACCGCCCTTCTGCTCGGCAACGGCTGGTCGATGACCGGCGGCAAGGCCGGATCCCTGACCTTGGCCGTCGGCGCCATCACCGCGATGCTCTGGATCTCCGTGGTCGCCGTCCGGTACCGCCGCGGCCTCTGA